The following proteins come from a genomic window of Legionella cherrii:
- a CDS encoding glycosyltransferase family 9 protein, producing MKILVMQHKKIGDIVVCTVLANNLKRVMPHAQVHYLVYGQALPVLEGNPNIDRVVTFDPKHRTSLRAFIKLVLQIRREQYDVVIDAYTKLESWLIVWLCAAKRRISYKKKYRSFLYTDNLSKETVESNQPGLAIDLKLLLIQPFLNDVVPDRHPKIYLTDNEKRKAAFLFKKHQIPAKKSIMLNIIGSCPLKTYPLEYMATLVNLIVSQVDVNILFNFMPHQKDEAQKVYELCNEDAKENIFFELSNYDLRTFIAIMNECDAIIGNEGGAIHIAKALNKPSFTIFSPWIKKQEWSTFEDDLNHVAVHLFDFKTELDVNTPGTELKEKAHELFKELKPEFIVPKLRAYLAHHFG from the coding sequence TGGTGATATTGTGGTCTGCACTGTTCTTGCTAATAATTTAAAAAGAGTAATGCCACATGCACAAGTTCATTATTTAGTGTATGGACAGGCGCTACCTGTATTAGAGGGAAATCCTAATATTGATCGAGTTGTTACTTTTGATCCAAAACATAGAACAAGTTTACGGGCCTTTATAAAACTTGTTTTGCAAATCAGACGTGAGCAGTATGACGTGGTGATTGATGCGTACACCAAGTTGGAAAGCTGGCTTATTGTTTGGCTTTGTGCAGCAAAGCGGCGTATTTCCTATAAGAAAAAATATCGAAGTTTCCTCTATACAGATAATCTTTCCAAGGAAACAGTAGAAAGCAACCAACCTGGACTGGCGATTGACTTAAAACTTCTTTTAATTCAACCTTTTTTAAACGATGTGGTTCCGGATCGCCATCCGAAGATCTATCTTACTGATAATGAAAAACGCAAAGCAGCTTTTTTATTTAAAAAACATCAAATACCTGCTAAAAAAAGTATCATGTTGAATATTATTGGCAGCTGTCCCTTAAAAACCTATCCCCTTGAATATATGGCGACGCTTGTCAATCTAATCGTAAGCCAGGTCGATGTGAATATTTTATTTAATTTTATGCCTCACCAAAAAGATGAAGCACAAAAAGTGTATGAGCTATGTAATGAGGATGCTAAAGAGAATATATTCTTTGAGTTATCCAATTATGACTTAAGAACGTTTATTGCCATAATGAATGAATGTGATGCAATTATCGGCAATGAAGGCGGTGCAATCCATATCGCTAAAGCGCTCAACAAACCTTCGTTTACGATTTTTTCTCCCTGGATCAAGAAACAGGAGTGGTCTACTTTTGAAGATGACTTAAATCACGTCGCAGTGCATCTTTTTGATTTTAAAACTGAATTAGATGTGAATACTCCCGGCACTGAATTGAAAGAGAAAGCGCATGAACTGTTTAAAGAGCTGAAACCAGAGTTTATTGTGCCTAAGCTTAGAGCTTATTTAGCCCATCATTTTGGATAG
- a CDS encoding carboxypeptidase-like regulatory domain-containing protein: MKTALVSGFARSFISGQPIAGATITVVENNQLKFQTDSSGKFGPFEWPVGEPITLVFEKPGSFWTGYKTTQTATLIVPTEGINNENFLKNISFQVASNMAYKFLAFAMGETENPEACQIAATVTPPNTTMDDIPQGIEGVTVSLSPKVDVKTFYFGIFPIVHKTNPFIRTLKETSLDGGVAFLNVPPGNYTMEARKDNIPFSKVSIKARKGMIVNASPPQGPTMLMDASLAKDPTMTQQPKMHGVERKLNQFSFFKPALALGLTAAAVVVATALSKASTTP; this comes from the coding sequence ATGAAAACAGCATTGGTATCTGGATTTGCTCGTTCGTTTATATCCGGTCAGCCTATTGCAGGTGCAACTATCACCGTCGTTGAAAACAACCAGCTAAAATTTCAGACCGATTCTTCCGGCAAATTCGGGCCATTTGAATGGCCTGTTGGCGAACCGATTACTTTAGTTTTTGAAAAGCCCGGATCTTTTTGGACTGGCTATAAGACGACCCAAACAGCCACTTTGATTGTCCCCACAGAAGGAATCAATAACGAAAATTTCCTAAAAAATATTTCATTCCAAGTCGCTTCAAATATGGCTTATAAATTTCTTGCCTTCGCTATGGGGGAAACTGAAAATCCTGAAGCATGCCAGATTGCGGCAACCGTTACACCACCTAATACGACCATGGATGACATTCCTCAAGGTATCGAGGGGGTTACGGTCAGCTTATCACCAAAAGTCGATGTAAAAACATTTTATTTCGGTATTTTTCCAATAGTCCACAAAACCAATCCTTTTATCCGCACATTGAAAGAGACTTCGCTCGATGGCGGCGTGGCCTTTCTCAATGTTCCACCCGGTAATTACACTATGGAGGCAAGAAAGGATAACATCCCTTTTTCTAAGGTAAGCATTAAGGCACGTAAAGGGATGATAGTGAACGCGAGCCCGCCACAAGGGCCTACCATGCTTATGGATGCAAGCTTGGCAAAGGATCCTACAATGACTCAACAACCGAAAATGCATGGAGTAGAAAGGAAGCTCAATCAATTTAGTTTTTTTAAGCCTGCTTTAGCCTTGGGATTAACCGCGGCGGCGGTGGTTGTTGCAACTGCGCTAAGCAAGGCCAGTACTACCCCATAA
- a CDS encoding ankyrin repeat domain-containing protein, giving the protein MEEKVETTLSKHSQLISLMKVLGYTSDEDGICNGYAYMGMQALFANELGVFKQRVDHLLNIPLNDFEKEAAIQFDSQPTGGKETKETLLKKILEDYLKSKDLLVDTLAFFDGIELTQQRSLYPHLFDSEENLEQGDFIKFTIPQKIEDKGGIVALPPVLSGAYQQKEMTTEYLTLLREKINAMIPKPTEPVGLAISGHGLRHAITVCFNPKQDKWILIDANTPPAQEYSDDGAIAQALLIEGACSTNGTGVINTRVFTMSGNEPLQHVLTEWMQEVQKLSEQDMATKTKWEDSRGGTLLNTVVYNNNYEHISRLAEQGADVNKQTSDKYTPLLIAIFRNNIESVRELLKCGAAPETDPYNINTPLRVAIAKKNMDIVEMLLKNGADPNFQPYFSQTAFEDAIKQNDYNLVKLMLDYGGRPCGSNFGTVMEETLSRGDFESFKALLEHGFKPGELERDNNLLLLAVQNNQFELAKLLLEYGANPRDEDTNRKESAREYAEKNNLVDFLDLFDHPPEATQKNAAPKDDAQATTNFIDDLKKYCVTRRAEWDLIPKWLHVNKKDIESARFRTKMSVLKFGFSVEDKIKAAEKLIDALENKEGREPLSDFDIAALLSSRLYSTVVAKHKSIFNALEEVIDYKNRTQENKAFSNRAA; this is encoded by the coding sequence ATGGAAGAAAAAGTTGAAACAACGCTCAGCAAGCATAGTCAATTAATTAGCTTAATGAAAGTATTAGGTTACACCTCTGATGAGGATGGAATCTGTAATGGTTATGCTTACATGGGAATGCAGGCTCTTTTCGCAAATGAATTAGGCGTTTTTAAACAAAGAGTCGATCATTTATTAAATATCCCATTAAATGATTTTGAAAAAGAGGCAGCGATTCAATTCGACAGCCAACCTACTGGTGGAAAAGAAACCAAAGAGACATTATTAAAGAAGATACTGGAAGATTACTTGAAATCGAAAGATCTCCTAGTCGATACACTCGCTTTTTTTGATGGCATCGAATTAACGCAACAACGTAGTCTTTATCCGCATTTATTTGATAGTGAGGAAAATCTCGAGCAAGGTGATTTCATCAAATTTACCATTCCTCAAAAAATCGAAGATAAGGGAGGAATAGTTGCATTGCCGCCAGTTTTGTCCGGAGCTTATCAACAAAAAGAAATGACCACAGAATATTTAACACTTCTGAGAGAAAAGATTAATGCGATGATTCCCAAGCCAACTGAGCCTGTAGGCTTAGCTATATCTGGGCATGGGCTACGTCATGCGATTACTGTTTGCTTTAATCCGAAACAAGATAAATGGATTCTTATTGATGCAAATACGCCGCCGGCTCAGGAATATTCAGACGATGGTGCAATTGCTCAAGCCTTGTTGATAGAGGGGGCTTGTTCTACAAATGGAACGGGAGTAATTAACACGCGCGTTTTTACGATGTCAGGAAATGAACCATTGCAACATGTATTAACTGAATGGATGCAGGAAGTACAAAAATTATCTGAGCAGGATATGGCCACTAAAACCAAATGGGAGGATTCACGAGGAGGAACTTTGCTAAATACGGTTGTTTACAACAATAATTATGAACATATTTCTCGCTTGGCAGAGCAAGGAGCAGATGTTAATAAACAGACTAGCGATAAATACACCCCTCTTCTGATAGCTATTTTCAGGAACAATATAGAGTCAGTGCGAGAGTTACTTAAATGTGGTGCGGCACCGGAAACCGATCCATACAATATTAATACTCCTCTGCGCGTGGCAATAGCAAAAAAGAACATGGATATAGTTGAAATGCTTTTAAAAAATGGTGCTGATCCAAATTTTCAACCCTATTTTTCTCAAACTGCCTTTGAAGATGCAATAAAACAAAATGATTACAATCTAGTAAAATTAATGCTTGACTATGGAGGAAGGCCTTGTGGGTCCAATTTTGGGACGGTCATGGAGGAAACATTATCAAGAGGGGATTTTGAAAGTTTCAAGGCACTATTGGAGCATGGTTTCAAACCTGGTGAACTTGAGCGCGACAATAATCTTTTGCTTTTAGCTGTCCAGAATAATCAGTTTGAACTTGCTAAGTTGTTGCTGGAATATGGTGCTAATCCCCGCGATGAAGATACAAATCGAAAAGAATCTGCACGTGAATATGCAGAAAAAAATAATTTAGTCGATTTTCTAGATCTTTTTGATCATCCTCCGGAGGCCACCCAGAAAAATGCTGCTCCAAAAGATGATGCTCAAGCAACAACTAATTTTATTGACGATCTTAAAAAATATTGCGTGACACGCCGAGCAGAATGGGACTTAATACCCAAATGGTTGCACGTCAATAAGAAAGATATAGAGTCTGCTCGCTTTAGAACAAAAATGAGCGTCTTAAAATTTGGTTTTAGCGTCGAGGATAAAATTAAGGCAGCAGAAAAATTAATTGATGCTTTAGAAAATAAGGAGGGAAGAGAACCTTTAAGCGATTTTGATATTGCGGCACTCCTTAGTTCCAGACTGTATTCTACTGTAGTGGCAAAACATAAAAGTATCTTTAATGCACTAGAGGAAGTTATAGACTACAAGAATAGAACTCAAGAAAATAAAGCGTTCTCAAATCGCGCAGCGTAA
- a CDS encoding ester cyclase, which translates to MTTAIEKTVRRVFDEMWNQQKAAVADELFSAKTLIHFSYDQAANLHDFKQALLEWYKAFPDLMHSIDDLIVSGDKVVTRWHGQGTHRGEFSEIPATGMPVFYSGITIFRLDSSHQITEAWVYSDLGDMIAKMQQNQK; encoded by the coding sequence ATGACTACAGCTATAGAAAAGACAGTGAGAAGAGTTTTTGATGAAATGTGGAACCAACAAAAGGCTGCAGTAGCCGATGAGCTCTTTTCAGCAAAGACATTAATTCATTTCAGCTATGATCAAGCTGCAAATTTACACGATTTTAAACAAGCTTTGTTGGAATGGTATAAAGCCTTTCCAGACCTGATGCATTCTATTGATGATCTAATAGTGAGTGGCGATAAAGTGGTGACGCGCTGGCATGGTCAGGGAACCCACCGAGGGGAATTTTCAGAAATTCCCGCAACAGGGATGCCTGTATTTTATAGCGGTATTACCATTTTTCGTTTGGATAGTTCTCATCAAATCACTGAGGCTTGGGTATACAGTGATTTAGGTGACATGATTGCCAAAATGCAACAAAATCAAAAATAA
- a CDS encoding S9 family peptidase, protein MEKDRAARYEKSKKFLPQNVFSLIRNLQPAIAWSPSEKLICYRHDTTKGYEYLILNLETKKKELAFDHSVLAKKIANELKSEVNAFALPINKVDFFNEHILQLYIEHFIFQYDRTTQTLELMADTSKQTAMSHCPSIMEIWGFVPALIVSRIRSPDQCWELYSKDHNLFLFSLDEQKEYQLTADGSASNAYAASPDTNLTSLSLRRMQVTLPPMALWSPDSKKIVTFQCNQEQVKKLPLLQHAPEDGSLRPQVFEAHIPFVGDEVIPEIKLCLIDVQKKKLRTIDLPPLMPALVGSPIEAGYVWWSEDSKKIFFLKEERGNHQLSLCELDVATEQQRTILTEKSTGYVEPSQLILWQNYTRILEDSKEFVWLSTQNGWAHLYLHDLQTGQVKNPVTQGEWMVRKVFHVDSTNRWIYFSGNGKEPGVDPYFRYLYRARLDGSEVQLLTPETAEHTIVFSPSQEYFVDYYSSMESLPVTKLRNKNGHEIITLEEADFSQLFALGYKQPQPFCLKGADGETDIYGLIYFPTDFDPKKKYPIIDEIYPGPQLTRVPKTYCSDLPEYIHGCWWPQSVAELGFIVINVDGRGTPFRSKKFHQYSYQHLETAGGLEDHIEIIRNLAKQYSYIDIDRVGIMGQSAGGYAATRALLAYPDFYKVGVCISGLQDLRSYLAFWGERYHGLPSDVDYTAQSNYLLADRLKGNLFLIHGDLDDNVHPANMMQLVDALIKADKNFDMLLVPNANHSIYFMDLYVLRRIGEYFIDHL, encoded by the coding sequence ATGGAAAAAGACAGAGCAGCGCGTTATGAGAAGTCAAAAAAATTTCTTCCCCAAAATGTGTTCAGTTTAATCAGGAACTTACAACCTGCGATCGCATGGTCACCCAGCGAAAAGCTTATTTGCTATCGTCATGATACTACCAAAGGTTATGAGTATCTTATTTTGAATCTGGAAACTAAAAAGAAAGAGCTTGCATTTGACCATTCAGTATTGGCAAAAAAAATTGCGAATGAATTAAAAAGCGAAGTAAACGCCTTTGCCTTACCCATCAATAAAGTCGATTTTTTTAATGAGCATATTTTGCAGCTCTATATTGAACACTTTATTTTTCAATATGATCGAACAACTCAGACCCTCGAACTTATGGCAGATACATCAAAGCAAACGGCCATGTCACATTGTCCTTCGATTATGGAAATTTGGGGATTTGTTCCTGCTTTAATTGTATCGCGAATACGTTCACCGGATCAGTGTTGGGAACTATACAGCAAGGATCACAATTTATTTCTTTTTTCATTGGATGAGCAGAAAGAATATCAATTGACGGCAGATGGTAGTGCGAGCAATGCCTATGCTGCTTCCCCTGATACGAATTTAACTTCCTTGTCGCTGCGTCGTATGCAGGTAACGCTTCCACCTATGGCGCTTTGGTCGCCTGATTCAAAAAAAATCGTGACGTTCCAATGCAATCAAGAGCAGGTAAAAAAATTACCTTTGCTACAACATGCTCCTGAAGATGGTTCGTTGCGTCCCCAGGTTTTTGAGGCCCATATTCCTTTTGTAGGGGATGAGGTGATTCCAGAAATTAAATTATGTTTGATTGACGTGCAAAAAAAGAAGCTGCGCACGATTGACTTACCTCCCTTGATGCCGGCATTGGTGGGTTCCCCAATTGAAGCAGGCTATGTATGGTGGAGTGAAGACAGTAAAAAAATCTTTTTTTTAAAAGAAGAGCGTGGAAACCATCAACTGTCGTTATGTGAACTGGATGTTGCTACAGAACAGCAGCGGACTATTTTAACCGAAAAATCGACCGGCTATGTCGAACCCAGTCAGCTTATCCTCTGGCAGAATTACACGCGAATATTAGAGGATTCGAAAGAGTTTGTTTGGTTATCCACTCAGAATGGATGGGCGCATCTTTATTTACATGATTTACAGACCGGACAAGTCAAAAATCCGGTTACTCAAGGGGAATGGATGGTGCGCAAAGTATTCCATGTAGACAGCACCAATCGGTGGATTTATTTTTCAGGGAATGGCAAAGAACCGGGTGTTGATCCTTATTTTCGTTATTTATATCGTGCTCGTTTGGATGGGAGTGAAGTGCAATTACTGACCCCTGAAACAGCAGAACACACCATTGTTTTCTCACCATCGCAGGAATATTTTGTCGATTATTATTCGTCTATGGAGTCCCTGCCAGTCACTAAATTACGGAATAAAAATGGCCATGAAATCATTACCCTGGAAGAAGCCGATTTTTCCCAATTATTTGCTTTGGGATATAAGCAACCACAGCCCTTCTGTCTCAAGGGAGCCGATGGGGAAACTGATATTTATGGGCTTATCTATTTCCCTACAGATTTTGATCCAAAGAAAAAATATCCAATCATTGATGAAATTTATCCTGGACCACAGTTGACTCGCGTACCCAAAACATATTGTTCGGATCTTCCCGAATACATACATGGTTGTTGGTGGCCTCAAAGTGTCGCTGAGTTGGGTTTTATCGTCATTAATGTGGACGGACGTGGCACCCCGTTTCGCTCTAAAAAGTTTCATCAATATTCTTATCAGCATTTAGAAACAGCTGGAGGATTAGAGGACCATATCGAGATCATTAGAAACTTAGCGAAGCAATATTCCTATATTGATATCGATCGAGTGGGGATTATGGGACAGTCAGCGGGAGGATATGCGGCAACGCGGGCATTATTGGCGTATCCTGATTTCTATAAGGTGGGTGTCTGTATTTCTGGGTTACAAGATTTACGGAGTTATTTGGCATTCTGGGGGGAGCGATATCACGGGTTGCCAAGCGATGTAGATTATACCGCACAATCAAACTATCTGCTGGCGGATCGATTGAAGGGAAATTTATTTTTAATTCATGGGGATCTCGATGATAACGTTCATCCAGCCAATATGATGCAGCTTGTGGATGCGTTAATTAAGGCCGATAAAAATTTTGATATGTTATTAGTTCCTAATGCAAACCATTCTATTTATTTCATGGATTTGTATGTCTTACGGAGAATAGGGGAGTATTTTATTGACCATTTATAA
- a CDS encoding septal ring lytic transglycosylase RlpA family protein, with product MNYDAILLTIKRLITGILPMLLVACAHQQANSPDHYVVRGKTYHVMKSAKNYKAKGIASWYGSHARNQKTSSGARYNMYAMTAAHPTLPFATRVRVKNLNNGRSIVVRITDRGPFLSNRIIDLSFAAAKKLGIKGTAPVEIEVV from the coding sequence ATGAATTATGATGCAATATTATTAACCATTAAACGTCTCATTACAGGCATACTCCCGATGCTGCTGGTTGCTTGTGCTCATCAGCAAGCTAATAGTCCGGATCACTATGTGGTCAGAGGGAAAACATATCATGTGATGAAATCTGCCAAAAATTACAAAGCAAAAGGAATTGCTTCCTGGTATGGCTCACATGCTCGAAATCAAAAAACATCGAGCGGAGCACGCTACAACATGTATGCGATGACAGCAGCTCATCCAACACTCCCATTTGCTACACGAGTACGGGTTAAAAACCTGAATAATGGCCGGTCGATTGTGGTTCGGATTACTGATCGAGGTCCTTTTTTATCGAACAGGATCATTGATTTATCCTTTGCTGCTGCTAAGAAACTCGGTATAAAAGGCACTGCTCCTGTTGAAATCGAAGTCGTTTGA